In Mycobacterium stomatepiae, the following are encoded in one genomic region:
- a CDS encoding aldehyde dehydrogenase family protein → MTELQTPKTLVNTYQLYIDGNWVEPADGRYDDISPASEQVIATAPDAGVAQVGDAIAAARRAFDRGPWGTTSAAQRAGCLRQLGDALMKHADDFFALSQVEWGCVANERVMQIDGAGFMSMYAAQLATELADQEVAGMGAGTTVLRHEPLGVVSVLTPWNFPHCLNVMKLNHALAAGNTVVLKPSPLTPLAGLALARIIDEYTDIPPGVVNVVTPSGVEAAKLLTTDPRIDMVSFTGSSVVGRQVMSAAGDTMKRILLELGGKSASIVLDDTEITDDMLQRMLFDGCSLHAGQACILHSRLLLPDSLHDEVVDRLAALARGVKVGDPADPEVQMGPLISSAQRDRVEAHVIGALNDGATLVAGGRRPPGLHSGFYFEPTILTGVEPNSTIAQEEVLGPVMTVLRYRDDEDAVAIANNSQYGLSGAVWGGDVDRAVGVARRIRTGQVAVNGCSPGGAPFGGFKLSGLGREGGGIGGIHQYMEQMAIGVPA, encoded by the coding sequence ATGACCGAGCTACAAACTCCGAAAACTCTTGTCAACACCTATCAGCTCTACATCGACGGCAACTGGGTCGAGCCGGCCGACGGTCGCTATGACGACATCTCGCCGGCGAGTGAGCAGGTCATCGCCACCGCACCGGACGCCGGCGTCGCGCAGGTCGGCGACGCGATCGCGGCAGCGCGGCGTGCCTTCGACCGCGGACCGTGGGGCACGACGAGCGCAGCGCAGCGTGCCGGCTGTCTGCGTCAGCTCGGCGATGCGCTGATGAAACACGCCGACGACTTCTTCGCGCTGTCTCAGGTGGAGTGGGGCTGCGTAGCGAACGAGCGCGTCATGCAGATCGACGGCGCCGGGTTCATGTCGATGTATGCCGCGCAGCTCGCCACCGAGCTGGCCGACCAAGAGGTCGCCGGGATGGGCGCGGGAACGACCGTACTGCGCCACGAACCGCTGGGCGTGGTGTCGGTGCTGACGCCGTGGAATTTCCCGCACTGTCTCAACGTCATGAAGTTGAATCACGCCCTCGCCGCGGGAAACACCGTGGTGCTCAAGCCTTCACCGCTGACGCCGCTGGCCGGGCTTGCATTGGCGCGCATCATCGACGAATACACCGACATACCACCGGGTGTCGTCAACGTGGTTACGCCCTCGGGCGTCGAGGCGGCCAAGCTGCTCACCACCGACCCGCGTATCGACATGGTCAGCTTCACCGGCAGCTCGGTGGTCGGCCGTCAGGTCATGTCCGCCGCCGGGGACACGATGAAGAGGATCCTGCTGGAGCTGGGCGGCAAGTCGGCGAGCATCGTCCTGGACGACACCGAGATCACCGACGACATGTTGCAACGGATGCTGTTCGACGGCTGCTCGCTGCACGCCGGGCAGGCCTGCATCCTGCACAGCCGGCTGTTGCTTCCCGATTCGCTGCACGACGAGGTCGTCGACCGGCTCGCCGCATTGGCCCGCGGGGTCAAGGTCGGCGACCCCGCTGATCCCGAGGTGCAGATGGGTCCGCTGATCAGCTCGGCGCAGCGGGACCGGGTCGAGGCGCACGTCATCGGCGCGCTCAACGACGGCGCCACGTTGGTGGCGGGCGGCCGTCGCCCGCCGGGACTGCACTCCGGCTTCTATTTCGAGCCGACGATTCTGACCGGCGTCGAGCCGAATTCGACTATCGCGCAAGAGGAAGTGCTCGGTCCGGTGATGACGGTGCTGCGCTACCGCGACGACGAGGACGCCGTCGCGATCGCGAACAACTCGCAGTACGGACTTTCCGGCGCGGTGTGGGGCGGCGACGTGGATCGTGCCGTCGGTGTTGCGCGCCGCATCCGGACCGGGCAGGTCGCCGTCAACGGCTGCAGTCCGGGAGGCGCACCGTTCGGCGGCTTCAAACTGAGCGGACTGGGCCGCGAGGGCGGTGGCATCGGCGGGATACACCAGTACATGGAGCAGATGGCCATCGGGGTTCCCGCGTGA
- a CDS encoding CaiB/BaiF CoA transferase family protein, with protein MTEPLAGLHVVEIATEISGPYAGKLFVDLGAEVDKIEPPGGDPLRRWGPFPGGAVDPRRCGLFEYLNAGKRIAAPADARDLIAQADVLVENLAPGTLDGWGFDIDSLAKLNPNLVLLRISHFGQSGPWRDRHTAPLTLQAASGWVGPRDPDRPPVQVGARIAEYVAGAYGALGALTALRLTGRRGEVVEVDVSESESLLSTLPYPMLMARKMRSLGLPANARGAPMLGVVRAADGWVGINCLAGQHWLDVCAMLGLPEFAEQQIAIMLGGPERAEFYARAEPLLAEQTVAEIVELSQALRIPAAPVNDGATVLDCPQYAARGFFVEGGGAGWSFRKPRSPLRFTTSACSASRRSLDRDIAPRPNELPFAGLKVLDLTTFWAGAYLTCYLGAFGADIVKIESIQRPDGFRYSGAFPFEGDDWYERSALWQATNLNKRDLTLDLTSQRGLDIARRLAAQADVVVENFSPRVVEQFGLDYESLVALKPDVIGVRMPGFGLHGPWRDYVGWALNFEQTAGMSAATGYADGPPCNPQGPADPVVGVHAGVALLAALEHRRRTGVGRLIEVAQIEVAACVTAEPVIEYTMNGVVSSRQGNRQRGYLQGVYPTAEDGAWVAVSLPDDGGLDHDVFDELVAAWTRTQCPKDIVETLRAQGIPAERVIAGEQMYDREFIGAQLDARGFYEEFEHPITGSHRYPGWPFRISLGPDRHHRSAPPTLGQHNDEILRALGLSDDEVAELRAQRVIGERVRGA; from the coding sequence GTGACGGAACCCCTTGCCGGGCTCCATGTCGTCGAAATCGCAACCGAAATCTCAGGCCCCTACGCGGGGAAGCTGTTTGTCGACCTCGGGGCCGAGGTCGACAAGATCGAGCCGCCCGGCGGAGACCCGCTGCGCCGGTGGGGGCCGTTTCCGGGTGGAGCGGTCGACCCGCGTCGCTGCGGTTTGTTCGAGTACCTCAATGCCGGCAAACGAATCGCCGCTCCGGCGGACGCTCGCGACCTGATCGCGCAGGCCGACGTGCTCGTCGAAAACCTTGCGCCAGGAACCCTGGACGGCTGGGGGTTCGACATCGACAGCCTGGCCAAGCTCAATCCAAACCTGGTGCTGCTCCGGATATCCCACTTCGGGCAGTCCGGCCCGTGGCGGGATCGGCACACCGCGCCGCTGACCCTGCAGGCCGCGTCGGGCTGGGTCGGCCCGCGGGATCCCGACCGCCCTCCGGTGCAGGTGGGCGCCCGGATCGCCGAGTACGTCGCGGGTGCCTACGGCGCGCTGGGCGCCTTGACGGCGTTACGCCTCACGGGCCGGCGTGGCGAGGTCGTCGAAGTTGATGTCTCCGAATCGGAGTCGCTGTTGTCGACGTTGCCCTATCCGATGCTCATGGCGCGCAAGATGCGAAGTCTCGGGTTGCCCGCCAACGCACGGGGTGCACCCATGCTGGGCGTGGTCCGCGCGGCCGACGGCTGGGTGGGAATCAACTGTCTCGCGGGTCAACACTGGCTCGACGTGTGCGCGATGCTCGGCCTGCCCGAGTTCGCCGAGCAGCAGATCGCGATCATGTTGGGCGGCCCCGAGCGCGCCGAATTCTATGCGCGGGCAGAGCCGTTGCTCGCCGAGCAGACCGTCGCCGAAATCGTCGAACTGAGCCAGGCGCTGCGGATTCCGGCCGCCCCGGTCAACGACGGCGCCACCGTGCTGGACTGCCCGCAGTACGCCGCGCGCGGGTTCTTCGTCGAAGGCGGTGGCGCCGGGTGGTCCTTCCGCAAGCCCCGTTCCCCGCTCCGCTTCACCACGTCGGCGTGCTCAGCGTCACGGCGAAGTCTCGATCGAGACATCGCGCCGCGCCCCAATGAGTTGCCCTTCGCGGGACTCAAAGTGCTTGACCTGACTACCTTTTGGGCCGGGGCCTATCTGACTTGCTACCTGGGCGCCTTCGGCGCCGACATCGTCAAGATCGAATCCATCCAACGGCCCGACGGTTTTCGCTACTCGGGTGCCTTCCCGTTCGAGGGCGACGACTGGTACGAGCGCAGCGCGCTGTGGCAGGCCACCAACCTCAACAAGCGAGACCTCACGCTCGATCTGACCTCGCAGCGCGGCCTGGACATCGCGCGCCGGCTTGCCGCGCAGGCCGACGTGGTGGTGGAGAACTTCTCACCGCGAGTGGTGGAGCAGTTCGGCCTGGATTACGAGTCGCTGGTGGCGCTGAAGCCCGACGTGATCGGAGTCCGGATGCCAGGTTTCGGCTTGCACGGTCCTTGGCGCGACTACGTCGGCTGGGCGCTGAACTTCGAGCAGACCGCCGGGATGTCGGCGGCCACCGGCTACGCCGACGGGCCGCCATGCAATCCGCAGGGACCCGCCGATCCCGTCGTCGGCGTGCACGCCGGTGTCGCTCTGCTGGCCGCACTCGAGCACCGGCGCCGCACCGGGGTGGGCCGGCTGATCGAGGTCGCCCAGATCGAGGTCGCCGCGTGCGTGACGGCCGAGCCGGTGATCGAGTACACGATGAACGGGGTCGTCTCATCGCGGCAAGGCAACCGCCAGCGCGGCTATCTGCAGGGCGTCTACCCGACCGCCGAGGACGGCGCCTGGGTGGCGGTGTCGCTGCCCGACGACGGGGGCCTCGACCACGACGTGTTCGACGAGTTGGTCGCCGCTTGGACCCGGACGCAGTGTCCTAAGGACATCGTCGAAACCCTTCGTGCGCAGGGCATTCCGGCCGAGCGGGTGATCGCCGGTGAACAGATGTATGACCGCGAGTTCATCGGGGCGCAGCTCGACGCGCGCGGGTTCTACGAAGAGTTCGAACATCCGATCACCGGCTCGCACCGCTATCCCGGCTGGCCGTTTCGGATCAGCCTCGGGCCGGATCGCCACCACCGCAGCGCGCCGCCCACCCTCGGGCAGCACAACGACGAGATCCTGCGGGCGCTGGGTCTGTCCGACGACGAGGTGGCCGAGCTGCGCGCCCAGCGGGTGATCGGCGAGCGGGTGCGGGGCGCCTAG